In Juglans regia cultivar Chandler chromosome 5, Walnut 2.0, whole genome shotgun sequence, the following are encoded in one genomic region:
- the LOC108980891 gene encoding protein FAR1-RELATED SEQUENCE 4 isoform X2: MNIPTTTMDSNIIMENASIIEPRDDMEFDSHEAAYLFYKEYAKSVGFGTAKLSSRRSRASREFIDAKFSCIRYGNKQQSDDAINPRPSPKIGCKASMHVKRRQNGKWYIYSFVKEHNHDLLPAQVHFFRSHRNAELLKNDVRVRRRKSLPAVSKLFSAYQNADCLESYMKSQHDKGRSLVLEPGDAQILLEHFMHMQEQNPKFFYAVDLNEEHRLRNVFWVDAKGMEDYTTFGDVVSFDTTYFTNKYKIPLVLFIGVNHHIQPTLLGCALIADETAYTFVWLLQTWFIAMEERAPRVILTDQNNAIKVAIAAVFPGTRHCYCLWHVLEKIPRQLEFLCMWNDSFMLKFTKCVYKSWTEEEFEKRWWKMLDRFSLREVDWVQSLYEDRTHWVPTFMKDVSFAGLSTASRSESLNSLFDKYVQGETSMREFIERYRVILEDRYEEEAKANFDAWHETPELKSPSPFEKQMSQVYTHEIFKKFQVEVLGAAACHLKKENEDEMTTTYTVKDFEDNQNYIVEWNESKSDILCSCRSFEYKGYLCRHAIVVLQMSGVFSIPSKYVLQRWTNAALSRHGIGERLDEVQSKVRRYNDLCRRAIILGEEGSLSQESYNIALCAIKEALKQCANVNNSVENDSRTMTLATHPVCGDEVNQCGNVSNVVAPHPKVTNANKASRRAGSGKGVASKENSSSKKGKVPQPEAVGMGIQDSLHQMEMSGMRPSHLHNVVPAQLHNMVPPMFHNITSTHVATSLHENGLPR; this comes from the exons ATGAATATACCCACGACAACCATGGATTCTAACATCATCATGGAAAATGCAAGTATTATAGAGCCTCGTGATGACATGGAATTTGATTCTCATGAAGCGGCATACTTGTTTTACAAAGAATATGCCAAGTCTGTGGGCTTTGGCACTGCCAAATTGAGCAGTCGTCGGTCTAGGGCATCAAGGGAATTTATTGATGCAAAATTCTCATGCATAAGATACGGCAATAAGCAACAGTCTGATGATGCCATCAATCCACGGCCTTCTCCGAAAATTGGTTGTAAAGCTAGCATGCATGtaaaaagaagacaaaatgGAAAGTGGTATATTTATAGTTTCGTGAAGGAACATAATCATGACCTTTTGCCTGCTCAAGTGCATTTCTTTCGAAGTCATAGAAATGCTGAGCTACTTAAGAATGATGTTCGAGTACGAAGACGGAAGAGTTTACCTGCAGTGTCCAAGCTGTTTAGTGCCTATCAGAATGCTGATTGTTTAGAGAGTTATATGAAAAGTCAGCATGATAAAGGACGGAGCTTGGTTTTAGAACCAGGGGATGCTCAAATACTACTTGAAcattttatgcatatgcagGAACAGAATCCAAAGTTCTTTTATGCAGTTGATTTGAATGAAGAGCATCGATTGAGAAATGTGTTTTGGGTGGATGCCAAAGGCATGGAAGATTATACTACCTTTGGTGATGTGGTTTCTTTTGACACCACCTATTTTACAAACAAGTATAAGATACCATTGGTTCTCTTTATCGGAGTAAACCATCATATTCAACCCACGTTACTTGGTTGTGCATTGATTGCAGACGAGACAGCTTATACTTTTGTTTGGTTATTGCAAACATGGTTTATAGCAATGGAGGAACGAGCTCCAAGAGTAATACTCACAGACCAAAATAATGCCATCAAAGTTGCTATTGCGGCAGTCTTTCCAGGCACCCGCCATTGTTATTGTCTGTGGCATGTACTGGAAAAGATCCCTAGACAGCTTGAGTTTTTGTGCATGTGGAATGATAGTTTTATGCTAAAATTTACCAAGTGTGTCTATAAGTCATGGACAGaggaagaatttgaaaagagatGGTGGAAAATGCTCGACAGATTTAGCCTTAGAGAGGTTGACTGGGTCCAATCCTTGTACGAGGATCGCACACATTGGGTGCCTACTTTTATGAAAGATGTATCTTTTGCTGGGTTGTCTACAGCTTCACGTTCAGAAAGCTTAAACTCTTTGTTTGACAAATATGTCCAAGGGGAGACTTCAATGAGAGAGTTTATAGAACGATACAGGGTAATTCTTGAGGATAGATATGAAGAGGAAGCCAAGGCAAATTTTGATGCATGGCATGAAACACCTGAATTGAAGTCTCCATCGCCGTTTGAGAAACAGATGTCACAAGTGTACACACATGAAATCTTTAAGAAATTTCAAGTTGAGGTTTTGGGAGCAGCTGCTTGTCatcttaagaaagaaaatgaagatgagaTGACGACAACATATACTGTTAAAGACTTTGAAGATAATCAGAATTATATAGTCGAATGGAATGAATCAAAATCAGATATTCTTTGTTCATGCCGATCATTTGAATATAAAGGTTATCTTTGCAGACATGCTATTGTTGTTCTCCAAATGTCTGGTGTTTTCAGCATCCCGTCTAAATATGTATTGCAGCGATGGACTAATGCTGCTCTGAGCAGGCATGGCATTGGCGAAAGATTGGATGAGGTGCAGTCTAAGGTTCGTCGTTACAATGATTTATGTCGAAGAGCCATAATATTGGGTGAAGAAGGTTCTCTGTCTCAAGAAAGTTACAATATTGCACTCTGTGCCATAAAAGAAGCTTTGAAGCAGTGTGCAAATGTGAATAACTCTGTAGAGAATGATTCAAGAACTATGACCTTGGCAACCCATCCTGTTTGTGGTGATGAAGTGAATCAGTGCGGCAATGTATCTAATGTGGTGGCTCCTCATCCTAAAGTGACCAATGCAAACAAGGCTTCTAGGAGAGCTGGGTCTGGGAAGGGAGTAGCAAGTAAGGAAAATAGTTCAAGCAAAAAAGGAAAG GTACCCCAGCCAGAAGCTGTTGGCATGGGTATACAAGATAGCCTTCACCAAATG GAAATGTCTGGCATGCGGCCCTCTCACTTACACAATGTTGTGCCAGCACAGTTACATAACATGGTACCGCCAATGTTTCACAATATCACGTCGACGCATGTAGCAACAAGTTTGCATGAGAATGGGCTCCCTCGATAG
- the LOC108980891 gene encoding protein FAR1-RELATED SEQUENCE 4 isoform X1 yields the protein MNIPTTTMDSNIIMENASIIEPRDDMEFDSHEAAYLFYKEYAKSVGFGTAKLSSRRSRASREFIDAKFSCIRYGNKQQSDDAINPRPSPKIGCKASMHVKRRQNGKWYIYSFVKEHNHDLLPAQVHFFRSHRNAELLKNDVRVRRRKSLPAVSKLFSAYQNADCLESYMKSQHDKGRSLVLEPGDAQILLEHFMHMQEQNPKFFYAVDLNEEHRLRNVFWVDAKGMEDYTTFGDVVSFDTTYFTNKYKIPLVLFIGVNHHIQPTLLGCALIADETAYTFVWLLQTWFIAMEERAPRVILTDQNNAIKVAIAAVFPGTRHCYCLWHVLEKIPRQLEFLCMWNDSFMLKFTKCVYKSWTEEEFEKRWWKMLDRFSLREVDWVQSLYEDRTHWVPTFMKDVSFAGLSTASRSESLNSLFDKYVQGETSMREFIERYRVILEDRYEEEAKANFDAWHETPELKSPSPFEKQMSQVYTHEIFKKFQVEVLGAAACHLKKENEDEMTTTYTVKDFEDNQNYIVEWNESKSDILCSCRSFEYKGYLCRHAIVVLQMSGVFSIPSKYVLQRWTNAALSRHGIGERLDEVQSKVRRYNDLCRRAIILGEEGSLSQESYNIALCAIKEALKQCANVNNSVENDSRTMTLATHPVCGDEVNQCGNVSNVVAPHPKVTNANKASRRAGSGKGVASKENSSSKKGKQVPQPEAVGMGIQDSLHQMEMSGMRPSHLHNVVPAQLHNMVPPMFHNITSTHVATSLHENGLPR from the exons ATGAATATACCCACGACAACCATGGATTCTAACATCATCATGGAAAATGCAAGTATTATAGAGCCTCGTGATGACATGGAATTTGATTCTCATGAAGCGGCATACTTGTTTTACAAAGAATATGCCAAGTCTGTGGGCTTTGGCACTGCCAAATTGAGCAGTCGTCGGTCTAGGGCATCAAGGGAATTTATTGATGCAAAATTCTCATGCATAAGATACGGCAATAAGCAACAGTCTGATGATGCCATCAATCCACGGCCTTCTCCGAAAATTGGTTGTAAAGCTAGCATGCATGtaaaaagaagacaaaatgGAAAGTGGTATATTTATAGTTTCGTGAAGGAACATAATCATGACCTTTTGCCTGCTCAAGTGCATTTCTTTCGAAGTCATAGAAATGCTGAGCTACTTAAGAATGATGTTCGAGTACGAAGACGGAAGAGTTTACCTGCAGTGTCCAAGCTGTTTAGTGCCTATCAGAATGCTGATTGTTTAGAGAGTTATATGAAAAGTCAGCATGATAAAGGACGGAGCTTGGTTTTAGAACCAGGGGATGCTCAAATACTACTTGAAcattttatgcatatgcagGAACAGAATCCAAAGTTCTTTTATGCAGTTGATTTGAATGAAGAGCATCGATTGAGAAATGTGTTTTGGGTGGATGCCAAAGGCATGGAAGATTATACTACCTTTGGTGATGTGGTTTCTTTTGACACCACCTATTTTACAAACAAGTATAAGATACCATTGGTTCTCTTTATCGGAGTAAACCATCATATTCAACCCACGTTACTTGGTTGTGCATTGATTGCAGACGAGACAGCTTATACTTTTGTTTGGTTATTGCAAACATGGTTTATAGCAATGGAGGAACGAGCTCCAAGAGTAATACTCACAGACCAAAATAATGCCATCAAAGTTGCTATTGCGGCAGTCTTTCCAGGCACCCGCCATTGTTATTGTCTGTGGCATGTACTGGAAAAGATCCCTAGACAGCTTGAGTTTTTGTGCATGTGGAATGATAGTTTTATGCTAAAATTTACCAAGTGTGTCTATAAGTCATGGACAGaggaagaatttgaaaagagatGGTGGAAAATGCTCGACAGATTTAGCCTTAGAGAGGTTGACTGGGTCCAATCCTTGTACGAGGATCGCACACATTGGGTGCCTACTTTTATGAAAGATGTATCTTTTGCTGGGTTGTCTACAGCTTCACGTTCAGAAAGCTTAAACTCTTTGTTTGACAAATATGTCCAAGGGGAGACTTCAATGAGAGAGTTTATAGAACGATACAGGGTAATTCTTGAGGATAGATATGAAGAGGAAGCCAAGGCAAATTTTGATGCATGGCATGAAACACCTGAATTGAAGTCTCCATCGCCGTTTGAGAAACAGATGTCACAAGTGTACACACATGAAATCTTTAAGAAATTTCAAGTTGAGGTTTTGGGAGCAGCTGCTTGTCatcttaagaaagaaaatgaagatgagaTGACGACAACATATACTGTTAAAGACTTTGAAGATAATCAGAATTATATAGTCGAATGGAATGAATCAAAATCAGATATTCTTTGTTCATGCCGATCATTTGAATATAAAGGTTATCTTTGCAGACATGCTATTGTTGTTCTCCAAATGTCTGGTGTTTTCAGCATCCCGTCTAAATATGTATTGCAGCGATGGACTAATGCTGCTCTGAGCAGGCATGGCATTGGCGAAAGATTGGATGAGGTGCAGTCTAAGGTTCGTCGTTACAATGATTTATGTCGAAGAGCCATAATATTGGGTGAAGAAGGTTCTCTGTCTCAAGAAAGTTACAATATTGCACTCTGTGCCATAAAAGAAGCTTTGAAGCAGTGTGCAAATGTGAATAACTCTGTAGAGAATGATTCAAGAACTATGACCTTGGCAACCCATCCTGTTTGTGGTGATGAAGTGAATCAGTGCGGCAATGTATCTAATGTGGTGGCTCCTCATCCTAAAGTGACCAATGCAAACAAGGCTTCTAGGAGAGCTGGGTCTGGGAAGGGAGTAGCAAGTAAGGAAAATAGTTCAAGCAAAAAAGGAAAG CAGGTACCCCAGCCAGAAGCTGTTGGCATGGGTATACAAGATAGCCTTCACCAAATG GAAATGTCTGGCATGCGGCCCTCTCACTTACACAATGTTGTGCCAGCACAGTTACATAACATGGTACCGCCAATGTTTCACAATATCACGTCGACGCATGTAGCAACAAGTTTGCATGAGAATGGGCTCCCTCGATAG